One Sporomusaceae bacterium ACPt DNA window includes the following coding sequences:
- the yfmS_1 gene encoding Putative sensory transducer protein YfmS — translation MTLDEVINAAEVFRDLNAFDCSVMVCDIQGKILHYVPATTFHANVKIGEIAKGGAMLECIKTKQKVVKELPREVYGIPVKAIVRPVFDENQQFIGIIGTAISMHTHEVLQNAAHTIAATAQQLSVTAENLTVSANKLAEDLTNVRLGGERVLADINKTTDILRFVSDIAANSNLLGLNAAIEAARAGEYGRGFAVVAEEIRKMAANSSNSVKDIAAILKTIQRDTGYVVDTLAKTAELGSLQAAATCEISVSMQQLATTAADVQKVAEIV, via the coding sequence ATGACTTTGGACGAGGTTATTAACGCAGCTGAAGTTTTCCGGGACCTGAACGCATTTGACTGTTCGGTGATGGTATGTGACATTCAGGGGAAAATCCTTCATTATGTGCCGGCCACTACATTTCATGCCAATGTAAAAATCGGTGAGATTGCCAAAGGTGGTGCGATGCTGGAATGTATTAAAACAAAGCAAAAGGTTGTTAAAGAGCTGCCGAGAGAAGTATATGGCATTCCCGTGAAGGCTATTGTTAGGCCGGTATTTGATGAGAACCAACAGTTTATTGGCATTATCGGCACGGCCATAAGCATGCACACCCATGAAGTACTGCAAAATGCTGCCCACACTATAGCAGCTACTGCTCAGCAACTGAGTGTTACAGCCGAAAACTTAACGGTATCGGCTAACAAGCTGGCAGAAGACCTGACCAATGTACGTTTGGGCGGCGAACGGGTATTAGCTGATATTAACAAGACGACAGACATCTTGCGTTTTGTCAGTGATATTGCGGCAAATTCCAATTTATTGGGGCTAAATGCAGCCATTGAAGCGGCAAGAGCCGGCGAATATGGACGGGGGTTTGCTGTTGTGGCGGAAGAAATTCGCAAGATGGCTGCCAATAGTAGCAACTCAGTCAAGGATATTGCCGCCATTTTGAAGACCATCCAGCGCGATACCGGTTATGTGGTTGACACGTTAGCAAAAACAGCTGAGTTAGGCAGTCTGCAGGCGGCAGCCACCTGCGAGATTTCAGTTTCAATGCAACAATTGGCTACCACTGCAGCCGATGTGCAAAAAGTTGCAGAGATAGTATAG
- the hemE_2 gene encoding Uroporphyrinogen decarboxylase — protein sequence MADVMTAEERIVATINLEPVDRVVCAPIIEQYAGQFVGMTNKEFLWNWDKAQEAMQKVWEAFPVWDSNAYMLHGRIGPVATKCGPGRFRMPGKELADNAQYQIHEFEAMTRDDYSIIKENGFMEYRLTFLERAHQVNREEVLAGMQEMARLRQDEIDRSQARGQSLTWGAIMGVLPFDNLSMTRSMDRFYKDMFQIGDQVEELLWIINDAIIAGCEAAVKTTGNNRVFIGGVRGAGQFIGKKHFERFVWPQLKVMVERLAEKNIVPILHFDADWTKNLEYFLDLPKAKFVLELDSATDIFKAHDILKGHCSIKGDVSPALFTVASPSELDEYAKKLLTTFRNGEGLMYSSGCNLPMNAKHENVKAFFDAVEKYGRYN from the coding sequence ATGGCTGATGTAATGACTGCGGAAGAAAGAATTGTGGCTACCATTAATCTTGAGCCGGTGGACCGCGTGGTTTGTGCCCCTATCATTGAACAATATGCCGGACAATTTGTGGGGATGACCAACAAGGAGTTCCTGTGGAACTGGGATAAAGCCCAGGAGGCTATGCAAAAAGTATGGGAGGCTTTTCCTGTCTGGGACAGCAATGCTTATATGCTCCACGGGCGTATTGGGCCGGTGGCCACTAAATGCGGTCCGGGGCGGTTTAGAATGCCCGGTAAGGAATTGGCTGACAATGCACAGTACCAAATTCATGAATTCGAAGCAATGACCCGGGATGATTACTCCATCATCAAAGAAAATGGGTTTATGGAATACCGTCTGACTTTTCTGGAAAGAGCTCATCAGGTAAACCGGGAGGAAGTGCTGGCAGGTATGCAAGAAATGGCCCGGCTCCGCCAAGATGAAATTGACCGCAGCCAAGCCCGTGGACAAAGTTTAACCTGGGGCGCCATAATGGGCGTACTTCCTTTTGACAATCTTTCCATGACGCGTTCTATGGACCGGTTTTATAAAGACATGTTTCAGATTGGCGACCAAGTGGAAGAATTATTGTGGATTATCAATGACGCCATTATCGCCGGTTGTGAAGCAGCCGTGAAGACAACCGGCAATAACCGGGTGTTTATTGGCGGGGTCAGAGGCGCCGGTCAGTTTATCGGCAAGAAGCATTTTGAACGGTTTGTCTGGCCCCAGCTCAAAGTGATGGTTGAGCGGCTGGCGGAAAAAAATATTGTGCCTATTCTGCATTTTGATGCCGACTGGACAAAAAACCTGGAGTATTTCTTAGATTTGCCGAAAGCTAAATTTGTGCTTGAGTTGGACAGTGCCACCGATATTTTTAAAGCTCACGACATCCTGAAAGGACATTGTTCTATAAAAGGGGATGTAAGTCCGGCGCTGTTTACTGTGGCATCTCCCAGTGAATTAGACGAGTACGCCAAGAAACTGCTTACTACATTCCGCAATGGCGAAGGACTGATGTATTCTTCAGGCTGCAACCTGCCGATGAACGCCAAGCACGAGAATGTTAAAGCTTTCTTTGACGCTGTAGAAAAATACGGGCGGTATAACTGA
- the norR_4 gene encoding Anaerobic nitric oxide reductase transcription regulator NorR, with product MLREGDVVPRNTKKTGRNYQLAKQNLDQIFDKLPDPIFVTDQYGNVLLSNSTTALTLDMSLDQLLKSNIRDLVNKGYYTKSYALEAVEKKCVVKGELTTRLNFKQMSTSTPIMDDEGNVILVLTTGRTIDIADKCTSPEERELINRRKREMEYLRSYVLDTDTIVAESKAMRQLLLQAHAVAQTDSTVVLYGETGSGKEILAKYLHRHSKRAGEPFIAVNCATFPEHLVESELFGYEKGAFTGANAEGKIGLFEAAHRGTLFLDEIAELPFSLQSKLLRVLETYEVRRLGSHVDRKLDFRLIAATHKDLQKMTQDGTFRADLYYRLNVIPIHIPPLRDRPEDIVALSFKFLEDFKKKYGPEIQLTPDTLESFRKYHWPGNVRELRNVVERLVISGLQSDSSEQLVLDTQIDGIVSQYDYFRLAGLNGTLKQVMRALEERYIYQVLNECGGRIGEAADKLGIYRTVLYRKLKAFERERNAAK from the coding sequence ATGCTCAGAGAGGGTGATGTTGTGCCGCGGAATACTAAGAAAACGGGGCGTAATTATCAACTTGCCAAACAGAATCTGGATCAGATTTTTGATAAGTTGCCTGATCCAATATTTGTAACTGACCAGTACGGTAATGTATTGCTTTCCAATTCGACGACTGCCTTGACGCTCGACATGTCTTTGGATCAGCTCCTGAAGTCTAATATACGTGATCTTGTTAATAAAGGCTATTATACAAAATCATATGCCTTAGAAGCTGTAGAAAAAAAGTGCGTTGTAAAAGGAGAATTAACTACCAGGCTTAACTTTAAGCAAATGTCTACCAGCACCCCCATCATGGACGATGAAGGAAATGTTATTCTGGTTTTGACAACAGGGAGAACGATAGATATTGCCGACAAATGCACAAGTCCGGAAGAACGTGAGTTAATCAACCGCCGCAAGCGGGAAATGGAGTACCTGCGCAGCTATGTGTTAGATACTGACACAATTGTAGCTGAGAGTAAAGCCATGCGGCAACTGCTATTGCAGGCCCACGCCGTAGCTCAGACAGACAGCACTGTTGTTCTGTATGGCGAGACCGGTTCCGGCAAGGAAATTTTGGCCAAGTACTTGCATCGTCACAGTAAACGGGCCGGTGAACCTTTTATCGCAGTAAACTGCGCAACCTTTCCTGAACATCTTGTCGAATCAGAATTATTTGGTTATGAAAAGGGAGCTTTTACAGGTGCAAATGCTGAGGGAAAAATAGGCTTGTTTGAAGCTGCCCACCGTGGCACGCTGTTTTTGGATGAGATTGCCGAACTCCCGTTCTCCCTCCAGTCTAAGCTCCTTAGAGTTTTGGAGACTTATGAAGTAAGGCGCTTGGGGAGCCATGTGGACAGAAAACTTGACTTCAGGCTGATTGCCGCAACTCATAAAGACCTGCAGAAGATGACTCAAGACGGGACTTTCCGAGCAGACTTATATTATCGTCTTAATGTGATACCTATTCATATACCTCCGCTTAGGGACAGACCGGAGGATATAGTGGCTTTATCTTTTAAATTTCTTGAAGATTTCAAAAAAAAGTACGGGCCGGAAATTCAGCTAACTCCTGATACTTTGGAATCATTCCGGAAATACCATTGGCCGGGAAATGTGCGCGAATTGAGAAATGTTGTGGAGAGATTAGTAATCAGCGGTTTACAAAGCGATTCTTCCGAACAGCTTGTTCTTGATACTCAAATTGACGGAATAGTTTCTCAATATGACTATTTCCGGTTAGCAGGGCTTAACGGGACATTAAAACAAGTCATGAGAGCCTTGGAAGAACGGTATATTTATCAGGTATTGAATGAATGCGGCGGGAGAATTGGCGAGGCTGCGGACAAGCTGGGGATTTACCGTACCGTTCTTTACCGCAAATTAAAGGCATTTGAACGCGAGAGAAATGCGGCAAAATAA
- the carA_4 gene encoding Caffeate CoA-transferase — protein MSKIITADQAAALIPDGATVAATGFGLAAWAEEIAQAIEKRFVETGHPQNITLTHASAIGDWKERGTTRLGKEGLVKRWIGAHIGSSAGMSKLLAENKIEAYCLPQGVIVQLFREIAAKRPGLITKVGLGTFVDPRVDGAKMNSVTTEDIVKVVEFEGEEWLFYKTFPIHVALIRGTVVDENGNLTMDKEGVLMEALPLAQAAKNSGGIVIVQAEYLAKAGSLHPKQVKVPGILVDYIVVATKQECCWQTEGLYFNPAFAGDIKVSLNSIPELPMNERKIIARRAAMELAPNTIVNLGVGIPSDVAAIAAEESVTDMMTLTTEAGGIGGVPASLPHFGHSYNGEAVVEHHSQFDYYDGGGIDVAFLGLAQTDKDGDVNVSKFKGRPMGCGGFINITQSSKKVVYCGSFTAGGLEVTAQDGKLVIVKEGKNKKFINSVEQITFSGKYAQKVKQPVVYVTERAVFTLENGQMTLTEIAPGIDMEKDVLALMDFKPAISPDLKTMPSGIFQPKWGQLRQIIEAKTKG, from the coding sequence GTGTCAAAAATAATAACTGCCGATCAGGCAGCAGCATTAATTCCGGATGGCGCCACTGTGGCTGCGACCGGCTTTGGTCTTGCGGCCTGGGCTGAAGAAATTGCCCAAGCTATTGAAAAGCGGTTTGTGGAAACCGGCCATCCTCAGAACATAACTCTAACCCATGCTTCGGCAATCGGTGACTGGAAGGAACGGGGGACAACCCGCTTGGGTAAAGAGGGACTTGTCAAGAGATGGATTGGCGCTCATATCGGGTCGTCTGCCGGGATGTCCAAACTGCTGGCTGAGAACAAGATCGAAGCCTATTGTCTGCCACAGGGGGTTATTGTCCAGCTATTCCGGGAAATAGCCGCCAAACGTCCGGGACTGATAACGAAAGTGGGTTTGGGGACCTTTGTCGATCCCCGTGTCGATGGCGCTAAAATGAATTCGGTGACGACCGAGGACATTGTCAAAGTTGTCGAGTTCGAAGGCGAAGAGTGGCTCTTCTATAAAACCTTTCCCATTCATGTGGCCCTCATCAGGGGTACGGTAGTTGATGAAAACGGTAACCTGACGATGGACAAAGAGGGCGTCCTTATGGAAGCGCTTCCTTTGGCCCAGGCAGCAAAAAATTCCGGCGGTATTGTTATTGTACAGGCCGAATATCTGGCAAAGGCCGGCTCTTTACATCCCAAGCAAGTGAAAGTTCCCGGCATTCTTGTTGACTATATCGTAGTGGCAACAAAGCAAGAGTGTTGCTGGCAGACAGAGGGGCTGTATTTCAATCCGGCATTTGCCGGAGATATCAAAGTGTCATTAAACAGCATTCCTGAATTGCCCATGAACGAACGAAAAATTATTGCCCGCCGTGCAGCCATGGAATTAGCGCCTAACACCATTGTCAACCTGGGTGTTGGTATTCCCAGCGACGTTGCCGCCATTGCCGCGGAGGAAAGTGTAACAGATATGATGACATTAACGACCGAAGCCGGCGGTATCGGCGGTGTTCCTGCCAGTCTGCCCCATTTCGGCCATTCCTACAACGGTGAAGCCGTCGTTGAGCACCACTCCCAATTTGATTACTATGACGGCGGCGGCATTGACGTAGCCTTCCTGGGGCTTGCCCAGACCGACAAAGACGGCGATGTCAATGTCAGTAAATTCAAGGGCCGCCCGATGGGCTGCGGTGGCTTTATCAATATTACCCAAAGCTCGAAAAAAGTGGTTTACTGCGGCTCGTTTACCGCCGGCGGTTTGGAGGTAACTGCTCAAGACGGTAAGCTGGTCATTGTTAAGGAGGGCAAAAATAAAAAATTCATTAACAGCGTCGAGCAAATAACCTTTAGCGGTAAATACGCCCAGAAAGTAAAACAGCCGGTAGTCTACGTCACCGAACGCGCCGTATTTACTCTGGAAAATGGGCAAATGACCCTGACGGAGATCGCTCCCGGCATTGACATGGAGAAGGACGTCCTGGCGCTAATGGACTTCAAACCGGCTATTTCGCCGGATTTGAAAACCATGCCCAGCGGGATTTTCCAGCCGAAGTGGGGACAGCTCAGACAGATTATCGAAGCCAAAACGAAAGGTTGA
- the acdA_1 gene encoding Acyl-CoA dehydrogenase, translated as MVDMSLTPQQQKVQQLAREFTAKHIIPVAGEWDEKGEFHEFILEEVKKAGLNCMAVPTEYGGPGYDSVTQSIVAEEWGYGCAAFATTLGGNGLSSYPLAIAGTDEQKKLYYGRLVAGGMGGFALTEPGAGSDAGACATTAKLDGDEWVLNGTKCFATTCGYATIMVVFASTDPSKGVKGLSAFIVEKEREGVIVGAVEHKMGIRSSNTVELILKNVRIPKDHLLGKEGEGMKIAMKTLDMARPIVASMGVGIARRALDAAIKFAKEYLDVNGKPIGTHQAVAFKLADMATQVEAARQLVRNALRLKEAGVPYTKEAAMAKTFATDTAMRVTADAVELMGHYGYSKDSFVEKLMRDAKVTQIYEGTNQVQRMVISGLLLNS; from the coding sequence ATGGTTGACATGTCGCTTACCCCTCAGCAGCAGAAAGTGCAACAGTTGGCCCGTGAGTTTACGGCTAAGCATATTATTCCGGTGGCCGGCGAATGGGATGAAAAAGGCGAATTTCACGAGTTTATTCTGGAAGAAGTCAAGAAAGCCGGTCTGAATTGTATGGCAGTGCCGACAGAGTACGGCGGTCCCGGCTATGACTCTGTCACGCAGTCCATTGTCGCCGAAGAATGGGGCTATGGTTGCGCTGCCTTTGCCACCACGCTTGGCGGTAACGGACTGAGTTCCTATCCGTTGGCCATTGCCGGCACTGATGAGCAAAAGAAACTGTACTACGGACGGCTGGTGGCCGGCGGTATGGGCGGTTTCGCCCTCACCGAGCCAGGCGCCGGTTCAGACGCAGGCGCTTGCGCTACCACTGCCAAATTGGACGGTGACGAGTGGGTACTTAACGGAACCAAATGTTTTGCCACTACTTGCGGCTATGCCACAATTATGGTTGTCTTTGCTTCTACCGACCCTAGTAAAGGGGTTAAGGGCTTAAGCGCGTTCATTGTAGAGAAAGAGCGCGAGGGAGTTATCGTCGGCGCAGTGGAGCATAAAATGGGTATTCGCAGTTCCAATACCGTAGAACTCATCTTGAAAAATGTGCGAATTCCTAAGGACCACCTGCTGGGAAAAGAAGGCGAAGGCATGAAAATTGCCATGAAAACACTGGACATGGCCAGGCCGATCGTGGCTTCGATGGGGGTAGGTATTGCCCGCCGGGCGCTTGATGCCGCTATTAAGTTTGCCAAAGAATATTTGGATGTTAATGGCAAACCTATCGGTACCCATCAAGCTGTTGCTTTCAAACTAGCCGATATGGCTACCCAGGTGGAAGCCGCCAGACAGTTGGTGCGTAACGCCCTCCGCCTGAAAGAGGCCGGTGTGCCTTATACCAAGGAAGCGGCCATGGCCAAGACCTTTGCCACCGATACCGCTATGCGTGTGACCGCAGACGCAGTCGAACTAATGGGACATTACGGCTATTCCAAAGATTCATTTGTGGAAAAGCTCATGCGTGATGCCAAGGTCACCCAGATCTATGAAGGCACCAATCAGGTTCAACGGATGGTTATATCCGGGCTGCTGCTTAACTCTTAA
- the acrC gene encoding Acryloyl-CoA reductase (NADH) translates to MSYALTEEQQLIQQTAREFAQEYVGPVAADIDRTGAHPAEIVQKMAEHDFLGIFMPGEVGGAEAGYLSFALIIEELSRVSGAVASILINHAALAAYTINRWGSYRQKQNYLPALCQGEKLGAFALSEPGAAPGAGEYKVVAAKDGDNYILNGRKCYIANGGVAGVYIVFALTDPEAGAKGMSAFIVDGKTAGLSVARNIEKMGLRGCQSAELVFENVTISADSLLGAEGAGMAVATDAQAVASVAEAAMVVGIAQAAMDDAVKYSKQRIQFRRPIASFPAIQTMLAEMATNIHLARLAVYDAANLIDSGRPFATEAAMLKLFAARIGQSALIDVIQIEGGYGYSQEMVVSRLYRDVKGAVIKASSMDFPEKVIAGALLA, encoded by the coding sequence ATGAGTTATGCATTGACAGAAGAGCAACAACTGATTCAGCAAACTGCCCGGGAATTTGCCCAGGAGTATGTCGGGCCGGTTGCTGCCGATATTGACCGTACCGGCGCGCATCCGGCAGAAATTGTTCAAAAGATGGCTGAACACGACTTTCTCGGGATTTTTATGCCCGGTGAAGTTGGCGGCGCTGAGGCCGGGTACCTCAGCTTTGCTTTAATCATCGAGGAACTGTCCCGCGTAAGCGGCGCGGTGGCGTCCATCCTGATTAATCATGCCGCGCTTGCTGCCTACACCATCAACCGGTGGGGTTCATACCGGCAAAAACAAAACTACTTACCGGCCTTATGTCAGGGTGAAAAACTGGGAGCTTTTGCCCTTTCCGAGCCGGGAGCGGCTCCCGGAGCGGGCGAGTACAAAGTCGTGGCCGCTAAAGACGGTGACAATTATATTCTCAACGGGCGCAAATGCTATATTGCTAACGGCGGAGTAGCCGGTGTCTATATTGTGTTTGCTTTAACCGACCCTGAAGCCGGCGCCAAAGGGATGAGCGCTTTTATCGTCGACGGTAAAACTGCCGGATTATCGGTCGCCCGGAACATTGAAAAGATGGGGCTGCGCGGGTGCCAGTCCGCCGAACTGGTATTTGAAAACGTCACAATTTCCGCAGACAGCCTGTTAGGAGCCGAAGGAGCAGGTATGGCCGTTGCAACCGACGCTCAGGCAGTCGCCAGTGTCGCCGAAGCCGCCATGGTGGTCGGCATTGCCCAGGCTGCTATGGATGATGCGGTGAAATATAGTAAGCAAAGAATTCAGTTCCGCCGTCCAATTGCCAGCTTCCCGGCCATCCAGACCATGTTGGCGGAAATGGCGACAAATATTCATCTGGCCCGTTTGGCAGTTTATGATGCTGCCAATCTGATTGACAGCGGCCGGCCTTTTGCCACTGAAGCCGCTATGCTGAAGCTGTTTGCCGCCCGTATCGGCCAAAGCGCTTTGATTGACGTTATCCAAATCGAAGGCGGTTATGGCTACAGCCAGGAAATGGTCGTTTCCCGGCTCTATCGTGATGTAAAAGGAGCCGTTATTAAGGCAAGCTCAATGGATTTTCCGGAAAAGGTAATTGCCGGTGCCTTACTTGCCTAA
- the fixA gene encoding Protein FixA, producing MQKLLVCYKWVLDEQDIKVTGDLSLDTGRAKYKISDYDKNAVEAGVLLGEQHGVSVEALTFGTAAVKQSLKDALSRGLDKVYWIGDAAAEQADAFVTANILAGAIKKAGPYDLILCGEGSADSYSQQTAPRLATLLGIPAITFVRQLSVADGRVTAIRKLGDCTEEVTVTGPAVISVLPEINKPRIPGLKQVMAAAKKPSEEVKVADLGLAAGELAPKVRSLSVKGYVMDRKKVIFKEANQADNVAKLVASLAQEGLC from the coding sequence ATGCAGAAGCTTCTTGTCTGTTACAAATGGGTACTGGACGAACAAGACATTAAAGTTACCGGCGATTTGTCCCTCGACACCGGCCGGGCTAAGTACAAAATCAGCGATTATGACAAAAACGCCGTTGAAGCAGGAGTGCTCTTGGGAGAACAGCATGGCGTCAGCGTTGAAGCCCTCACTTTTGGTACTGCTGCGGTAAAACAATCTTTGAAGGACGCCTTGTCCCGGGGGCTGGACAAGGTGTACTGGATCGGCGATGCCGCGGCTGAACAGGCAGACGCTTTTGTGACCGCTAATATACTGGCCGGCGCCATTAAAAAAGCCGGACCGTATGACCTTATTCTTTGCGGCGAAGGCAGCGCCGACTCCTACAGCCAGCAGACGGCTCCCCGTCTGGCCACCCTTTTAGGTATTCCGGCCATTACTTTTGTTCGGCAGCTTTCAGTGGCCGACGGCCGGGTAACTGCCATCCGCAAACTGGGCGATTGCACCGAGGAAGTGACCGTAACCGGTCCGGCAGTGATCAGCGTTTTGCCGGAAATCAACAAACCCCGCATACCTGGCTTAAAGCAGGTTATGGCTGCCGCTAAAAAACCTTCGGAAGAAGTAAAAGTGGCTGACCTGGGTCTTGCTGCCGGCGAATTGGCACCCAAAGTACGCAGTTTGTCGGTGAAAGGCTATGTCATGGACCGGAAAAAAGTCATCTTTAAAGAGGCCAATCAAGCCGATAATGTTGCCAAGCTAGTTGCCAGTCTTGCCCAAGAGGGCCTGTGCTGA
- the fixB gene encoding Protein FixB, with amino-acid sequence MPGIWIYSEDSAVARQLLTAGLELKNAMKQPVAVLTLSGEEAQTFIDAGADKVYVVKGSNPWPESYANAVADLLTKEQAGVLLVGGTMRGKDLAAKVAASLKAGLVTDALRVACAGDGIETTRLVYGGLAVRTETVTLPALVTIPPRTFAEAAVQGTGQGEVVIVEVANDDNRVSVTNVCPIVRQGADIAAADRIVCVGRGLSKKEDLTMVEALAAAVGAEIGCTRGISEDYRWLPNDRYIGISGQKVKPELYIGLGISGQVQHVAGIRDAKVIVAVDSNEKAPIFEAADYGIVGDLYEVVPLLTKAMQK; translated from the coding sequence ATGCCGGGAATTTGGATATATTCAGAAGATAGCGCGGTTGCCAGACAACTCCTGACCGCCGGCCTCGAACTCAAAAATGCTATGAAACAGCCGGTTGCCGTGCTTACGCTAAGCGGTGAAGAGGCTCAGACTTTTATTGACGCCGGTGCTGATAAAGTATATGTGGTAAAAGGAAGCAATCCATGGCCTGAAAGCTACGCGAACGCCGTGGCCGATCTATTGACCAAAGAACAAGCCGGTGTATTGTTGGTGGGCGGAACTATGCGGGGCAAAGATTTGGCTGCGAAAGTAGCCGCCAGCCTGAAGGCCGGTCTTGTTACCGACGCCCTGCGTGTTGCCTGTGCCGGCGATGGCATTGAAACCACCCGCCTGGTATATGGCGGGCTGGCGGTGCGGACCGAAACGGTAACCCTGCCGGCGCTGGTTACCATACCGCCCCGGACCTTTGCTGAAGCAGCTGTGCAAGGCACCGGGCAAGGAGAAGTGGTGATTGTGGAAGTGGCTAATGACGACAACCGGGTCTCGGTAACGAATGTTTGCCCCATTGTCCGTCAAGGCGCCGATATTGCTGCCGCTGACCGCATAGTTTGCGTGGGGCGCGGCTTAAGTAAAAAAGAAGACCTGACCATGGTAGAAGCCTTGGCGGCGGCGGTTGGTGCGGAAATCGGCTGTACCCGCGGTATCTCCGAAGATTATCGCTGGCTGCCTAATGACCGTTATATCGGTATTTCCGGTCAGAAAGTCAAGCCGGAACTCTATATTGGGCTGGGCATTTCCGGTCAGGTACAGCATGTGGCAGGCATCCGCGACGCAAAAGTCATTGTTGCCGTTGACAGCAATGAAAAAGCCCCGATCTTTGAAGCGGCTGATTATGGCATTGTGGGGGATCTCTACGAAGTTGTGCCCTTATTAACCAAAGCGATGCAAAAATAG
- the fixX gene encoding Ferredoxin-like protein FixX gives MTIKKLSPEELLGLNKFAVDEEEPHIVLDKTICAQCKEKPCLVVCPAVLYTLKDGEMNFDYAGCLECGACRVVCKNKGIVKWTYPRGTFGVAFRCG, from the coding sequence ATGACAATAAAGAAACTTTCGCCTGAAGAGCTTCTGGGACTGAACAAATTTGCCGTAGATGAAGAAGAGCCGCATATTGTGCTTGATAAAACCATTTGTGCCCAATGTAAAGAAAAGCCGTGTCTGGTTGTTTGTCCTGCCGTATTATATACCCTGAAAGACGGGGAAATGAATTTTGACTATGCAGGCTGTTTAGAATGCGGCGCCTGCCGGGTGGTGTGCAAAAACAAAGGAATTGTTAAATGGACCTATCCGCGCGGCACCTTTGGTGTTGCCTTCCGTTGCGGTTAA